The nucleotide sequence GTAAAGCTAAACTAAAAACCAGATGAAAGACCTTTGCAGAGAGTTGTCTCTATAGCAGCGCACCCCATCTCACATTCACAACCCTCTCAGCCCCGGAAATAGATTAAACCCCTCTCTACTCACTTATAAAATAACCTAACCCTAACTAGAGTGAAAATAGTTTGCTAATAGCAAGAGCAAACTAAAcccaaaaggcaaaaagcatTACGTGTACGAagaacttaattaaaatatttcccaaAGTGCAACCCGTTTCAGATTGTAAATTGTTGACCCGACTCACTTTTAAGTTGTTTAATTTAGCATTTAAAGCTTAAGAAAAATTGTTGTACAACTCAAAGTTGGTGACGTTTTTCGCCATCTTGCAAGGGCGTGTTTTAGTCTGGGCtaacacaaatacaatttgtttataaaatcaataGCTTAATTATTTAACTTCGTAAACTTGTcagcaaaacttaaaaaaatatcctGAACAGAAAACggcaaagaaaaatattcTAATAGTGTTAAGTGGTCGAAACTATCTAATTAGCTCTTAGTCCCTAGAGAGCCATAGTTTTTAAATCAGcgttttgttaattttaattgattagTCTTAGTAGTTTTAATTTCAGCATTGGCATAATTTGGAAACACAAAAGCTGTCACGCTAGCCTTCGTTTAAATATTAGTTAATGAAGTAAACACAAAGTAACGCTAATTAATTCATAACTAATTACGATTATGAGATAGTAAAGCAACAAGTTCTGTACAAAGCCCAACTCCAATTTGTATGTATaaagcgaaagcgaaagagtTTAACTAAATTGTAAACGAAAACCTTTTTAAAagagaaaataatattttctaaaaatacaaCATGTGACTTTTTATGTTAGCCCtttaatttatgtatgttaCCCTTGGTTTCCTCACATCCCGACTGTCCTTTGTTTCAAACGCCGGTCGCCTTTAAATACCTTTAAAAACTGCAGCAAGGGTCAAACCGAAAAGACTCCTGTATCAAGTTCCTATAGAATTCAAAGCGCAACAAACACGGATGTCCCCAAATGTATACGAATCAATTGCAAGCCGGGAAGTGGAGACACATTCAAAGAAACCTAGCCTATATggaatgaatattaaataaatgttgatAAATGTGTAgtgttaaacaaattaaagacaagacagcagaaacaaaaaaccgaaatcCCAACCTAGTAGAGCAATGATAAGAGCAACGCTTGAATCCGTGCTATGTTTTTCAAGGCCCTGAATGCAGATCCTCGCCAGGATCTAAGATCCCTAGAGAATTTGAAAGGTCGCTCTAAAATGAATGCTTAATATTTGATGCAGATCGGATTCTGCTCTTTGTAACATCTGAGCTCTGCACCCAGCTTTTCTAACCCTCCCCAGCGTATGCATATACTTAATATAAAAATGACGTAGTGAGATTAGCATTTAAGCGCCTACTTTAATGATAGTTGAGTGTGTAAAATGTAAACTGCAAAGAATTTAGACATACAATGAACAAAGACAAGACACGTTAGGCAAATCGAGATGGCAGAAGGATGAGGAACTGCAAAAAAACCAACAAGCAAAAGGCTTAAAAACAAATCGCGATAATATTATGTaattatacacatatatatttattaatgtatgtatgtacatgcgCAGTAGCtgtatttatatgtaaatgtGTACGTAATTGTGTATTTAGTTAcagcataaatatatatttgcaatGGAGAAATACAGAAACGGAATTTATGACAAACGGTAACGAATCAAATGCATTCTTATTTGAAACCATTTAGATAAATACTAATTAACGGgcttaaaataattaagtttGAACTTTCGGTATGAAATTCCTTAAATTTAATGGAGCCTTAGATATATTTTCGTATTTGGGCCCTCATATGCCTCCCAATAAGGAGGAAGACGCAGAGTCTACTGGAGACATGGACTCTTCATAGCTCAGAAAGTTGTTCAGATAGGTTAACCAGTCCGACACATCGACCTCCTTGTAAACTTCGTTTTGAAGGAGTTGTCGCAAAACTCTCATTTGTCTCACATCCTCGCCATAGCGCACACACATCTTGGCCATATTGATACTGGCCACCGGCAGGTTCACCTTTTCCCGACCTGTAATTACTTTGGTGCTCATGCGCTCCTTCCAGGTGTGTACCTCCTCCTCCAACGCATCGAGCCTGAACACCTTCGGCGCCTCGCGCACAACTCTTCCCACAGGACTGATCCTCGCAGTCAACGGCTGCACGAGCTCCTTACTCATTAGGTACTTCCAAAAGCCTCCAAGATTTAACCACTTGTCATAGTCTTTTAAGGCGCTAAGGAGTAATGCTAGGTAATCCTCACGCGACAACTGctcgtcatcgtcatcctcAATCTCACTTTTAAGATTGTACTTTACCCATTGACGCGCTCTAAATTCTCCGACCACCTTTTCCGGTCCAAAATGAGTTTTTTTGGGAAAGAAAAAGAGCTTCAAAAAGTGGTCTGTGAACTCGAAGCGGAGATATGGGGGGTCCAACTGCCGAATAGCCATTAGGTAGGTGCGAACCTTTTTGCGATTGTGCGATTTAAAAATCTTGAAGAAGTCTTCGATGAGCAGATGGGTTTGGGGTCCCATACTAGGATATATCACAGCATTATCCTCGTACTTTAGCTCTGCCGTGTTGCTTACTTCGACAATTAGGGAAACAAGGCGCTAATAGTACTGAAAGAGTTACATAAAGCATACAACCCAAAAACATTACAAACCTACCTGGAGAATCCTCTGGCGTTCTGGGTACATGGACTTGGCCACTACCTGTCCATACAGACTCATAATTTGTTTAACGATGTCGCTGAGACGCGTTCCTGCTGACATTTCAAATACGATCGAGGCAAATGACCTGGAGTTTTCCTGAAACAGCTCCGACTCCGACTGCCTCAACCTGTTATGATCCAGCCAGGAGAGGAACTCTATTTCCAGTACACATGTGAGCATGTTCAGGACATCGCAGAGCCGTGCCAAGCGGACTGCGGGCGACATTCTCTTGAAGTCGTCCAGACAAAGCTTCCCACTCTGCCAGTCATACTGCTGTACATGTCGCAGAAAGACCGTTTCCTGGGACATATTCGCATCCTCCTCTTCCGAGAAGTTAAACACAAACTTTTCATAGAATTTGGTGTTTTCACGTATCTCTTCATCGCTGCAATGCGTTAGATTTTCCTCAAAAAGATCGATGTAAAACTGCAACTTCTGGGTAGAATTGGTTGAACGTGTTTCTCGCAAGGGGGGATGCGAGACGCCCAGAAAACTCAAGTAGTAAGGACGCAGGGCTGTCCAGCACGGGGGAAAGGCGTCgaccaaaagaaaaaaggtgCGTATAAGTTTGTTGTAGATGTCGCCAAGCTCCTTTACGCTTATCTCTTTGGCAATTAGGATCTGCATAAGGAATTCATGATATTATTACAATGTGACACCAGAGAAATAAGCAATCAACCATGGCCATATCTATTAGTCTGTCAAAGACTCCTTCGCCTGGGTAGACACCCTGCAACACCATCATCTCCAGAATGTCCAGGAATGTATCGTAGTGCTGGCCGTGCAACGTGGTTCGTAGCGCCTGAACGGCCGCAAAGTTTGGGCCATCCGGAAGCGCGGAGCACCGATGTCTTTGCGTGCACAGACTAGTATTGTAAAGACACCTGGAAACACAAGCTCCCGGAAGACGATCCTCGCTCTTCATGTACAGATTTGAGATCAATATACGCAGGTTAAACTTCCAGTTCAGTTTCTTGAGAGTATGATTCAGCGGAGCAGGATATTCGTTGGTCCTCTTGAGGCATGCCTTCCTAGCGAAAACCTCCCCCGGGGCCGCCTGAGGTTTGGTTCCTGACTCTAATATCGATTTACCATCTAATTTGGAATCTGATTTATTACTTGCTTTGGAATCTGATTTGTTAGGATCAGGTTCGGCAGCTGATCTGACAGAGACCATTTCCACGTCCGACTCCTGAGGCAGATGAAAAGGAATCGTCTTGTTGAACTCTAAATTAGTGTCTAAGACAATTTCTGCGACGTCCGCTGTTGAATTTATGGTATTTACGCTGTCTGAGTTCATTGCGAAATTCAATAATTCTTCGCCGTTGGAACCCATTGCAATTCCTTCGGTTACTAACTGATCTTCAGGTTCTTTGGTTTCAGGATTCTTTTCAACCTCTAGACCAGGACTAACGTTATGGCGTTAATTGTGGTGGACATCAGAGCGCGTAACAATTATTTACGCTAGAATATCAAAAGTATTAAAAACacaatttgtgtttttttttgccgggGATATTTTTAAGTGTGACCGCTGACAGACCGCCCAAATATACGGTAAAACGATAGAACAATCGATACTAATGGGCTCAACGGCTTTTTAACTTATGCGATAATATCGAAATTATGGAAATAACCAAAATTCAAACTCTCTATTAAATTTTCTCTAttcaaattttcaattaaaatggtGTGTCCTATACGTCCAGTCCAGTCTTATTACTTGTGATTAAGCTCCTTCTTCAGTTCCGTCGCCGGCTTAAAAGGCTTTGTCGAACCAAGGGCTTGATCTCAACGTTGGACATTGAGGGCTTTCTTTCTTGTTTGAACAACCGACAATGCGTCCAATTTCAGCGTAGGTTTTACCTTCAGAGATCatgtttttaatcaaatttcttttttcgacGGTACAATGCTTTATGCGACCCATGACTTGAGAATTTTGGGCCTTCGTTtggaaaaaattcaattaaaaccttcaattcaattcctttttataaaatgtgtggaaaaaaaaacccaaagcaATCACTTCTATTAATATTATTCAGCAAATACGTGGTCAGTGCTATGTTTGTTACCGCCTAATTTCGCGCACTTTTGCAGcaagtgcccaaaaacaaaaagaaccgTTACGTTGAGAGAGTAAAAATTTATTGCTCAGAGAGACCACATATGGTacttattattcatgcaatctgacttaaaaaaaaaacatttaataatttttttttaggaaatCAACTTTCCACCTGCAGTAGTGCTATTATTTTAACCGCAGCTCTATATCGGTTAAGTTTTCATTATTTGGGGGTCTATCAATTGACATCAGGGAGATGATTTTGTAATGTAATTTGtctgttttttaattaataattttggGAAGTGCTGTTGCTTCTTTGCTTATTCTCTTTATTCAGGAACTATATAAGCTAAAAAGTTAAGATTAAATATGGCGATTCTAGAATCTCCGCAATTTGTTTTAAGAATAGatcattttattcaatttctaaaCATATTTATTCCTAGGGGATTTTCTAGGGAGAGTATCTTGCTTTTGGCTGCAGATCGCAATATGTAATTCCAGGTCCTAAGCAAGAGGCGAAGCCCATCAAATGAGGCAAGGTGCTTTGTTCGTAAACTCCAGTGAAAAGATGAGACCATGGACCTTGAAGAAGATATTCCACAACTTTATACATTTCAAGAGTTTTGATTAAATGCTTGGATTTAAGATTATATATATCATTCAAAACccatctaaaaaaaaaaacttaaaaaccaaaaaaacatGAACTCACCATGAGCATAGACGGCCACATCGCCACCGCCGTGTGTCTCCTCGGTCATGGGCACTCCATGTGGATAGATGGCATCCGGTTTGGAAAAGTCCAGGTTACGGAGATCAACGCGCTCCACCACTCCGTCCGTCGATTTGTAGAATCTCTCGTAGGCCGGGCCGTTGGCATATGAGATGGACGTGTAGGGCAGCTGGTCCACATTACTTAGCTCGGAATTGAGTCCTACTATGCTGTTGTTAACATCCGGATAGCCGCTGATCGTGACCGTGTGTCCGTGATCCGCACTCACCACAATTAAGGTGTCCCAGGGATTGGTGAGTTGTCGTGCCTTTCTCACTGCGTCCGAAAACTGAACGGTTTCATCCAAGGCCTTCTTGGCCTTGGTCTCATGATGGGCGTGATCGATTCGACCGCCTTCCACGAAAAGGAAATACCCGTTTGGATCTCGGGAAAGCACATTTATGGCCGCTGCCGTCATCTCGGGTAGCGTGGGTGTGTCTATGCTGTCGTCCATGTGGTACGCCAAGTGAGAGGCATTGAAGAGCCCCAGCAGGAAGTCAGTGTTCTGCGCATCATTGTTCAGGAGATCCGTACGACTAAACACCACCCTAGCATTACCCGGCTTTGTTTGTTGCCATTCCTCAATGAGGTTCCTATTATCCAACCGCTGGCCCTTGTTTCCGAACACATCGTTCGTGGTATTGGGCAAGAATTTAATGGTTCCACCGCCCATGACCACACGCAGTCGCTTGCCCACATCTCCGTCTATCAATTGCTGGGCGATATCCGGACAGTTTCCTGGATTTTGACCCAATTTGGTCACGTCGTAGTCGCTCTCGAAATCGCGATTCGAAGTGTGCGCATAAACTCCGGCCGGACTGGCGTGGGTAACCCGAGTGGTGGTCACCAATCCAGCGGATTTGCTACCTTTAAGCGCCCAGGCGGCAA is from Drosophila melanogaster chromosome 3L and encodes:
- the CG5664 gene encoding uncharacterized protein, isoform B; translated protein: MGSNGEELLNFAMNSDSVNTINSTADVAEIVLDTNLEFNKTIPFHLPQESDVEMVSVRSAAEPDPNKSDSKASNKSDSKLDGKSILESGTKPQAAPGEVFARKACLKRTNEYPAPLNHTLKKLNWKFNLRILISNLYMKSEDRLPGACVSRCLYNTSLCTQRHRCSALPDGPNFAAVQALRTTLHGQHYDTFLDILEMMVLQGVYPGEGVFDRLIDMAMILIAKEISVKELGDIYNKLIRTFFLLVDAFPPCWTALRPYYLSFLGVSHPPLRETRSTNSTQKLQFYIDLFEENLTHCSDEEIRENTKFYEKFVFNFSEEEDANMSQETVFLRHVQQYDWQSGKLCLDDFKRMSPAVRLARLCDVLNMLTCVLEIEFLSWLDHNRLRQSESELFQENSRSFASIVFEMSAGTRLSDIVKQIMSLYGQVVAKSMYPERQRILQYY
- the Alp1 gene encoding alkaline phosphatase 1, isoform A produces the protein MRALRFFAALALQLTACSSQYKYGPEQSWDLDSISELKSKEFWFHDAQRTLYNKLSTPPNQYRAKNVIFFLGDGMSVPTVTAGRIFDGQLRGVVGERNRLEFEKFNYVGLSKTYCVNKQVADSACTASAYLSGIKANYLTIGVTADVELNDCRGSRLPQNRLSSIAAWALKGSKSAGLVTTTRVTHASPAGVYAHTSNRDFESDYDVTKLGQNPGNCPDIAQQLIDGDVGKRLRVVMGGGTIKFLPNTTNDVFGNKGQRLDNRNLIEEWQQTKPGNARVVFSRTDLLNNDAQNTDFLLGLFNASHLAYHMDDSIDTPTLPEMTAAAINVLSRDPNGYFLFVEGGRIDHAHHETKAKKALDETVQFSDAVRKARQLTNPWDTLIVVSADHGHTVTISGYPDVNNSIVGLNSELSNVDQLPYTSISYANGPAYERFYKSTDGVVERVDLRNLDFSKPDAIYPHGVPMTEETHGGGDVAVYAHGPWSHLFTGVYEQSTLPHLMGFASCLGPGITYCDLQPKARYSP
- the Alp1 gene encoding alkaline phosphatase 1, isoform B, with the protein product MRALRFFAALALQLTACSSQYKYGPEQSWDLDSISELKSKEFWFHDAQRTLYNKLSTPPNQYRAKNVIFFLGDGMSVPTVTAGRIFDGQLRGVVGERNRLEFEKFNYVGLSKTYCVNKQVADSACTASAYLSGIKANYLTIGVTADVELNDCRGSRLPQNRLSSIAAWALKGSKSAGLVTTTRVTHASPAGVYAHTSNRDFESDYDVTKLGQNPGNCPDIAQQLIDGDVGKRLRVVMGGGTIKFLPNTTNDVFGNKGQRLDNRNLIEEWQQTKPGNARVVFSRTDLLNNDAQNTDFLLGLFNASHLAYHMDDSIDTPTLPEMTAAAINVLSRDPNGYFLFVEGGRIDHAHHETKAKKALDETVQFSDAVRKARQLTNPWDTLIVVSADHGHTVTISGYPDVNNSIVGLNSELSNVDQLPYTSISYANGPAYERFYKSTDGVVERVDLRNLDFSKPDAIYPHGVPMTEETHGGGDVAVYAHVVEYLLQGPWSHLFTGVYEQSTLPHLMGFASCLGPGITYCDLQPKARYSP
- the CG5664 gene encoding uncharacterized protein, isoform A, coding for MGSNGEELLNFAMNSDSVNTINSTADVAEIVLDTNLEFNKTIPFHLPQESDVEMVSVRSAAEPDPNKSDSKASNKSDSKLDGKSILESGTKPQAAPGEVFARKACLKRTNEYPAPLNHTLKKLNWKFNLRILISNLYMKSEDRLPGACVSRCLYNTSLCTQRHRCSALPDGPNFAAVQALRTTLHGQHYDTFLDILEMMVLQGVYPGEGVFDRLIDMAMILIAKEISVKELGDIYNKLIRTFFLLVDAFPPCWTALRPYYLSFLGVSHPPLRETRSTNSTQKLQFYIDLFEENLTHCSDEEIRENTKFYEKFVFNFSEEEDANMSQETVFLRHVQQYDWQSGKLCLDDFKRMSPAVRLARLCDVLNMLTCVLEIEFLSWLDHNRLRQSESELFQENSRSFASIVFEMSAGTRLSDIVKQIMSLYGQVVAKSMYPERQRILQRLVSLIVEVSNTAELKYEDNAVIYPSMGPQTHLLIEDFFKIFKSHNRKKVRTYLMAIRQLDPPYLRFEFTDHFLKLFFFPKKTHFGPEKVVGEFRARQWVKYNLKSEIEDDDDEQLSREDYLALLLSALKDYDKWLNLGGFWKYLMSKELVQPLTARISPVGRVVREAPKVFRLDALEEEVHTWKERMSTKVITGREKVNLPVASINMAKMCVRYGEDVRQMRVLRQLLQNEVYKEVDVSDWLTYLNNFLSYEESMSPVDSASSSLLGGI